A genome region from Glycine max cultivar Williams 82 chromosome 5, Glycine_max_v4.0, whole genome shotgun sequence includes the following:
- the LOC100803127 gene encoding UDP-glucuronate 4-epimerase 5 encodes MSQVNEHHHAPSTPGKLKPEKSPYNHRLRIHSSLSKLTLWSSFFLAFILFLFILSPPSPSASPRRSLGDSWGGPHWEKRVAKSARRSSPSSLSVLVTGAAGFVGSHVSLSLKRRGDGVLGIDNFNRYYDPALKRARQRLLDRAGVFVVDADLNDAALLRKLFDVVPFTHVMHLAAQAGVRYAMQNPQSYIHSNIAAFINLLEASKSANPQPSIVWASSSSVYGLNSKVPFSEKDRTDQPASLYAATKKAGEEIAHSYNHIYGLSITGLRFFTVYGPWGRPDMAYFFFTKDILKGKQIAIFESPDGGTVARDFTYIDDIVKGCLGALDTAKKSTGSGGKKKGPAQFRVFNLGNTSPVPVTELVAILEKLLKVKAKKKVLPMPTNGDVKFTHANISLAHRDLGYRPTTDLETGLRKFVKWYLEFYSKKTSW; translated from the coding sequence ATGTCGCAGGTGAATGAGCACCACCACGCACCCTCAACGCCAGGGAAGTTGAAGCCAGAAAAATCCCCATACAACCACCGCCTCCGAATCCACTCCTCACTCTCCAAGCTCACACTCTGGTCCTCCTTCTTCCTCGCATtcatcctcttcctcttcattCTGTCTCCGCCGTCGCCCTCCGCCTCTCCCCGCCGCTCCCTCGGCGACTCCTGGGGCGGTCCCCACTGGGAGAAGCGCGTGGCCAAGTCCGCCCGCCGCTCCTCCCCCTCCAGCCTCTCCGTCCTCGTCACCGGCGCCGCCGGCTTCGTTGGCTCCCACGTCTCCCTCTCCCTCAAGCGCCGCGGCGACGGCGTCCTCGGCATCGACAACTTCAACCGCTACTACGACCCCGCCCTCAAGCGCGCCCGCCAACGCCTCCTCGACCGCGCCGGCGTCTTCGTCGTCGACGCCGACCTCAACGATGCCGCCCTCCTCCGCAAGCTCTTCGACGTCGTCCCCTTCACCCACGTCATGCACCTCGCCGCCCAGGCCGGCGTCCGCTACGCCATGCAAAACCCTCAATCCTACATCCACAGCAACATCGCCGCCTTCATCAACCTTCTAGAAGCTTCCAAATCCGCTAACCCTCAACCCTCCATCGTCTGGGCCTCTTCCAGCTCCGTCTACGGCCTCAATTCCAAAGTCCCCTTCTCCGAAAAGGACCGTACGGATCAACCCGCGAGCCTCTACGCCGCCACAAAGAAAGCAGGGGAAGAAATCGCTCACAGCTATAACCACATCTACGGGCTCTCCATTACCGGGCTTCGCTTCTTCACTGTTTACGGGCCCTGGGGCAGGCCCGACATGGCGTACTTCTTCTTCACGAAGGACATTCTCAAGGGGAAGCAGATTGCGATATTCGAATCTCCCGATGGGGGAACCGTGGCGAGGGATTTCACCTACATTGACGACATTGTGAAGGGGTGTTTGGGGGCTTTGGATACCGCGAAGAAGAGTACTGGGAGTGGGGGGAAGAAGAAAGGGCCTGCGCAATTTAGGGTTTTTAATTTGGGGAATACTTCCCCTGTGCCTGTGACTGAGCTTGTGGCGATTCTGGAGAAGCTTCTTAAGGTGAAGGCCAAGAAGAAGGTGCTTCCAATGCCTACAAATGGAGATGTGAAGTTCACTCATGCTAATATTAGTTTGGCTCACAGGGACCTTGGGTACAGGCCCACCACTGATTTGGAGACTGGGCTCAGGAAGTTTGTGAAGTGGTACCTTGAATTTTACTCCAAGAAGACCTCTTGGTGA
- the LOC100781750 gene encoding 40S ribosomal protein S13, whose amino-acid sequence MGRMHSRGKGISSSALPYKRTPPSWLKISSQDVEENICKFAKKGLTPSQIGVILRDSHGIAQVNSVTGSKILRILKAHGLAPEIPEDLYHLIKKAVSIRKHLERNRKDKDSKFRLILVESRIHRLARYYKKTKKLPPVWKYESTTASTLVA is encoded by the exons ATGGGTCGTATGCACAGCCGCGG TAAGGGTATATCCTCTTCTGCTTTGCCCTACAAAAGGACACCTCCTAGCTGGCTCAAGATCTCTTCGCAAGAT GTCGAAGAAAATATCTGCAAGTTTGCGAAGAAAGGTTTGACCCCGTCTCAGATTGGTGTCATTCTCAGAGATTCTCACGGTATTGCTCAGGTCAATAGCGTCACTGGCAGCAAAATCCTTCGCATCCTCAAAGCTCACG GACTTGCGCCTGAAATTCCAGAGGACCTGTACCATTTGATTAAGAAGGCAGTTTCAATTAGGAAGCATCTTGAGAGGAACAGGAAGGACAAGGACTCCAAGTTCAGGTTGATTCTTGTTGAGAGCAGAATCCACCGACTTGCTCGCTATTACAAGAAGACTAAGAAGCTCCCACCAGTCTGGAAGTA cgaatcAACAACTGCTAGCACTCTGGTTGCTTAG
- the LOC121174950 gene encoding cytochrome P450 84A1-like, with the protein MLRKMCVLKMLSNATLDSVYDLRRNEMRKMVAFLNGRVGSPVNVGEQVFLTVINVITNMMWGGSVEGAERESMRGGVEGAGGGDDAAFGKAKGVGFLVCHNNSLFKF; encoded by the exons ATGCTGCGGAAGATGTGTGTGCTCAAGATGCTGAGCAACGCCACGCTGGATTCCGTGTACGATCTGCGCCGCAACGAGATGCGCAAAATGGTGGCGTTTTTGAACGGTCGAGTGGGGAGTCCGGTGAACGTGGGGGAGCAG GTGTTTCTGACGGTGATAAATGTGATAACGAATATGATGTGGGGAGGGTCGGTGGAAGGGGCGGAGAGGGAGAGCATGCGGGGCGGAGTTGAGGGAGCTGGTGGGGGAGATGACGCAGCTTTTGGGAAAGCCAAAGGTGTCGGATTTTTAGTTTGTCATAACAAttctttattcaaattttag